A stretch of DNA from Perca flavescens isolate YP-PL-M2 chromosome 11, PFLA_1.0, whole genome shotgun sequence:
CATGCTGTGTCCTAAGTTTAGCATGTGCTCTGTATCTGTGAAGATCTCACTCTTTAGAGCGTACTGTATACCTTTGTATACTGCCTACCTGTGGTGTCGTTATAAGCAAGGCAGCATTAGGAAACATATAGTGGCTTATAATGACAGCATGAGGCTGCTGCTGAGAGCTCCAAGAAGCTGCAGTGCGAGCCATATGTTGGTCAGTGTCGGGGTACCTACCTGCTCTGCTGTTTTACGTAACCTGATGTATAGATTTATGTGTAGGGTATCGGCCAGGTCTCATGGCAAGTCGTTATGTAGttacgttattttaatctattaagttgtggacaggttacgtaaatgcctttttgttggtttattaatattgatgcATCCAGGAatgttttacaaaataaacactGCAGGACCCAAAGTCTGTAGATGGCATCATTAATGTAAGTGATTAACACAAGAATTTAATCATTTGTGTTACAGTATGAAACTCATAAAATCaaaaaaggaagaggaaagTCAAAGACATATTATCCTTTCGTCTTCAATGACATCATGGGTCTGGAGAAAGGGGATGGAGTTCGTCCTGATGACATCATACTGGCTCTGAAAGGACATGTGAAGGAGGGATATACGGTAAAACTGGAACATTATTAAACTTTCAGTCTTACATTCATCCAGACATATCTCTAATATTAATTTTATTTCCACTTGCTAGAACCTTCATTGGACCTCATGTAGCAACATTATCCTTATTTTATGTTAGAGAAAATTAAGAAAAGTCAACTACAGATGCATCCCTCATTTTAAGATGCTGATGAGGGTGCAAGAGCTTAAaaatatctagaagagctcttagtaccttattgtcccactagagcactacgctcccagaatgcagagttacttgtggttcctagagtctctaaaagtaggatgggagccagagccttcagctaccaggctcctctcctgtggaaccagctcccagtctgggttcagggggcagacaccatcaccacatttaagaataaTCTGAAAATCCTCCTCTTGCAAATTCTCTGGCATACACTTGCTATTAGAGTTTTAATAGTGTTTCTTTTTTAGAATAGGAATAGAAGTAGAAGTAGAATGCATAATGCTCAGGAAATTACTGCGCTGTTTAGACGGTCAATAGAACAATCACATTCTGCTGCCACTAGATGGCAATGGACCTGACCGCCCCTCATTTTAAGACGCTCATGAGGGTGCAAGAGCATTTGCTACTGACACAATGTGGCTGCTTCAAAATAACTGCTTTGGTCTGAAACTAGCAGAGTAAGATAGAGATAGAAGTGCGTTCGGTTTTCTTTCTGAAGCTTATGTacacatttgtgtttattttgttttgtgtgttctaATGCATTTTGACAGCACTGTTTATTTGAACATGTCATTATTTAATTGTGTTTTACCTCATTTTCCAGTTCAACCCTGCATCTTCACTCTCTGAAGGTGATCCAGGCTACAACCCTGATCCGTCTCTAGAAGACAAAGTTCATGTTCTGGTTTGTGTGCTTTCTGCTAATGCGGCGGAAATTACAGACTCAGTTCTGCAGAAGATGGCGGAAATCAGAAAGTTAGCCAGTAAACTGGGTAAGAATATAATATACTTGGCTTCAGAAAGTGTTGAAACTGTTTTGCACTTTATTGTGTTggtttatacaaaaaaaatctaatttattaaatatcaAAAACCGAATCTTTCGTTTAAGGTAAGTAATCATATCTGTTATTAAGTACTTTGTAGAAGCCCTTGTACAGTAATTATAGCTTTGAGTCTTCTTCTTCAAGCTTTGCACACTTTGATTTGGACAGTGTATGCCATTCGTCCTGGCAGATCCTCTCAAACTCCTTCAGATTGGATGGGAAGCATCTGTGAACCTCCATCTTCAGGTCTCTCTACAGATGTTGTATTAGGTTTAGGTCCTGGCTTTGGCTGGACCACTCAGAGACTTGTCCCGAAGCCACTTATCTTATTCAAGGACCTCTCTGTATTTGGCTGCATCAATCTTTTCCACAGTTctgaccattgacatatatataatggaccaatagaccctgttgctctggacggagaccagtgaaggctattagaagcacttttccggtgatctcttgagcaacctgtctgaaagttgtaagtcttctggtagctgtgccgagagaaatctcaatcattcccaatcttacagagacggagagtgtaggtatatgtaaggagataacatagacacaggctaattattgatcactaacatgctagttaacattagtaatcaaacctaaacagctaatggaagtccaaactgcctgcaagcttctcctgtactatacggtaattcctctactgtgtgacacaatcgttagcctatttttacaaaaacgtctgctacggagccattacgtgagctacaaggtaatggagccttttatacattgtcgtgtttctttagaaataaacaacggacaaatagagtctttaaacgcttcagatgtaaagttattcgctgtcaagtgacgttaaaaaaaaatgccggtcagtggaatgctaacaagaggcgatacctttgtagcaacaaaatggcgccataggaggttcgagttctgaagcgaagcttacccccttggttctgACCAGTATCCCAGTTACAGCCACTGAGAAGACACCCCTCCATTATATGATATTGCCTGCACCCTTCAACACCGGGATGGTTTTAGCCATGTAATGGGACAAAGTGCTTGGAGTTCTGACCAAAGAGTTCAACGTTTACAGAAGTCACGTTTATTGGGAAACCTGAGTTAACTCAAAGTTTCAGATCAGATTTATGCTTTTTCCTGCCTGTTTGCATTTTAATGAGTctttgtgagtgtgtatatatatatatatatatatagcttttaCAAATTAGAAACTTTGTTGTCTGATGAACAgattgttctgttttttttattttataaacaaaaacttcctgaaaaagttaaattactaagtgtgtttctgtctgcagGGATTCCACAAATGGCAATAGGCACCAACATTGATTTAGCCTGTCCTGAAACTGAAAAAGATCTGAAGAATGTGTACAAGAGCAAGCACCTGAAGAAAAAGGTGAGTTTCTGTCTTTCTGAGTCCTTACAGAAATGTAACCTGACatgatttaaagctatagtgtgtagtttgaggaattctaagtaaagACAACAATTCTGTGGCGCGTCCagatgatacaagccttccgtgatcgcgcaccatctcccccccctcctccacacatttGCTAGTAGCTGAGgagacacggaggattaaaaaacatgatggactcttaagacaaggtcattatcttcacttgattttctgcaggaaagttgccggacgccacaatcttctgaacatagtcatactgagaaacacagagtttTCTGCATATTTTAAGGGCTTGGGCGCCGATAGCGGTGAAGGCCCTAAACTCAATGGAGCCATAATGCTGGAATGTAGTATAGAGTCAATATATGGTTAGTGTAGGTTGTGGTCAGAATAGTGTAAGTAGGTGTAGAAATGagtgtgaaaaagaaaagaaaaattgtaTGACAACAAGGTGTTGCAAAAGTGGTGGGGAGAAATACAGTTTTGCATGCCAGGGCAGTGTCAAGATGCTAAAGCGCATAAACAGATATGTGCAAATGTGCAATGGGGCTTGTTAGAGACAGGGTGATAGGGTGTATAAGAAAAATAGATGAACAATTAGTACATGCAGTGATAGGACAGGAGCTTGGTCAGACGGGCTTTAAAGGTAGTTAGTGGGATAAGGGTTTTGAGTTTCAGGGTTTTTTGTAGCTCATTCCAGTCATTTGCAGCTGAGAACTGGAAGGACTGGCAGCCAAAGGAGGTGTGTGCTTTCGTGGTGACCAAGGAGATGTAACTGCTTGAGCGGAGGTTGTGGGTGGGTAGGGCTATTGTGACCAGTGAGGTTATGTACGGCGGGACTTTGCCTAGCACAGACTTGAAAATGAGGTACCAGTGAGTTAGGCGTCGGGTGTGTAACGAGGGCCAGCAACTAATGCATAGAGGTTGCAGTGGTGGGTGTTAAAAGGGGCTCTGGTCACAAAACGTATGGCACTGTGATAAAGAAGCTCCAGTTTTTTCAGGAGTGAGCTTGAGGCAGTTCCTCTCTGTATAGATTGAAGGTGGATTATGTGTTGCTGGAAGTTGGGGGAACTCTTTAGCCAGACACCTAGGTATTTGTACACCGCCACATTTTGTCCCATCTAGCGTGGTGATGCTAATCGATGGGCAGTGATCGATTGAAAAGCATGAACTTGGTTTTGCCAGAGTTTAGTAGTAATTGGAGGTTTTGGAAGGAGTGCTGAATAGCATTGAATCTCTCCTGGAGGTTTGAtagcacattattattattaatgaggGGTCGGATTTATACAGGATGGTGTCGTCTGCATAGAGGTGGATTTGTGAGGGCCCTGCAGCAAGAGCCATGTCATTGATGTAAAGGAAGAAAAGAATCTTCCATTGTTCTGAATGAGGTTAATGTCAGGGTTGAGCTCTTATCTCATGTTAcaaccacttcctgtttcgatggtgaaacgcacaaaatggccgccccgccacggccatgccctatgacgaaaagtttgtcttttaataacttttcatccttattgtcttaagatggcacagaccaaatttgaagtcgaTCAGataaaatctctaggaggagttcgttaaagtacgacgtgtggaaatggccaaaatcacactttcgaactttcaattcaaaatggcggacttcctgttgtgtTAAGGGTCTACAACAAGTTGTtttaacttgagtgtacattgtcgaTTCTGCCCAAAAGTTGTCAAGTTTGACATGAGTAcaggcctgaggacatataCAGGGCAATGTTGACTTTGGTCATAGTGACCCCGCTGGCAACATgaaatcagccttatatgacaaacatcttCCGATTTACAcagaaacttataatgtgtggtctacatgtgatactgagccggccagtatactttaaccacgcccacttactcaggccacgcccctttataCATTTTGAACCGTTTCATGttgagtcttgtgtgagctgtcattgaactcaacagagtttgtttttcattggtgatggGTGGGATTGGCCCGCCCCCTGTGCTTGGTACAACTTTTACATGAACCATTTCCAATGCTGTGCACTCCACCATGCACGCTGTGTCTGACGTCTGCGTGCATGGCCGCATGGAGTCGCATTCAGCAGTAACCCCGACGTGCATGGGGAGACGAGGGTTCAACGCtacttgcagctttaattagctttgtatcaactcatttagcaatgacttgaatgtaatggacgtccatttatatcaaaaagttacacccTAAAGTTTTAACTCTGTAGTCCAAATATTTTCTGTATATgaggacagaaacacacaataaCTCCCATTGTTTAACTCTCAGGTGAAAGACTTCAGTGCTGCAGTGGGAATCCCGGTGAACTGCATCTTTCCTGTGAAGAACTACAGTGATGAAATCGACATGAATGATGATATTGACTCACTGATCCTGAGTGCACTGAGAAAAATGATCGACTTTGGAGACGACTTTATTGACAAATGAATTTGCTAGCACTTTACATTACAGCACGGTAATAACATGTTAATAGTGGAGTAACAGTTTGATAATAAAGAGGTAATGTATAGGTAATAACATGATAATAACTGGGTAATACATCACTGTAATAAGATGTAACACTGGGGTAATAAGGTGATAAGAAAGTAAGAGATGTAATAAAATGCAATTACCAATGTAATAACTAGGAAATGTTTCGATGATAACCATATGTATAACTGGGTAATGgttatatttatattgtaaTAACATGATAATAATGGGGTAATATATGTTGATGTTTTCACAGCATTAGAGGCTTCTATTAGCATAATACCTTCCTAATTAGATGAAATGTCTTGGGATTTAAAATTGGTAATTACCATATTATAATGCTGAAATTTTGATAATAATGAAAATTTTGTTTCAGGGTAATGCTTTACAAATTATATGTTTAATCTTGTGTCTTTACCTGGAAACATCTGGTAGTTTCTGTGTAATAACCATGAATGAGTGctgcaaaatgcaaaactacCTGTTTCTAATTATTTAATTTCAAGTTAATATTTGATACATAGAAATGTTATAGTATTGATGCCTTGTATTTAAAACTCCAAAGGAATTCCATGTATGAACATGTTCATACTAATATCCATCAATTATTTACTGAACAAAACACAAATGGCTGATttttatacaaacaaacaaaaatcactGTAACTTCAGCCACaccttataaataaaaatatttcccCTAAAACCAAAATCAGCAGCATTCAActtaaaatttgaacattttccttgaaaaaaaaaaaaaaaaaaaaaaaaaaaaaaacttaatccCGTACCTCTGTTGGACAGCTTCTGGGGTTGTCACTATAGGCAAAGAAAAAGTTACAATGTATACGGTCTTGATTAGGTCCCAATCTGTTTTATAATGGACTAAAATGATCACTTTTGAGGCTGATAGGGAGCTAGCTTCTAAGCCAACCATGTGACCCCCTTCTAGCCTAAAATCAATCTGATATGCACTAGTAGTTCAGTCCtacttgcttttattttgaatttactgttgttttattcacttttcttacatttttaaatgtttgcttATTATCT
This window harbors:
- the LOC114564270 gene encoding interferon-induced protein 44, whose translation is MTYSSYLDQQIYLWKQHNHNHNHNHNHGHGHGHCHWYHHRHGHSRAVPISGGTPTPPPSPTLKDPWREIAWGNNARDLQYVQDYEPENDDIKHVRILLYGPVGVGKSSFVNSVSNVLRGRMTTPALASSTTSDKSFTTRYETHKIKKGRGKSKTYYPFVFNDIMGLEKGDGVRPDDIILALKGHVKEGYTFNPASSLSEGDPGYNPDPSLEDKVHVLVCVLSANAAEITDSVLQKMAEIRKLASKLGIPQMAIGTNIDLACPETEKDLKNVYKSKHLKKKVKDFSAAVGIPVNCIFPVKNYSDEIDMNDDIDSLILSALRKMIDFGDDFIDK